Below is a genomic region from Scytonema millei VB511283.
TGTGACTCGTGATGAAGGGAATTTTGCCCCCCTTTTTAAGGGGGGTTGGGGGGATCTCCGAGGATTGGTGACTCTCCTGGCTCAGAATCAGAGCAGGTTCTATAGTTGACAAAATCTCGACGATGTGCTGGTGGAGTTTGAGCAGTTCTAAGTAACGTTCCGCCAGCTTTCCTTTTTTATATTTGAGAATCCGATCTAACTGAAACAAATGCACGATCGCCGGATGCGGAAACACCTCAATTTGGTAGCGTCCTGGCATTTGAGGAGTAATTTCTGGCGCGTGGTTAAATCCCCTAGCTTCCAAAGCCAAACCAAAATCTACAGTTCGTTGGGCAAAAGGTAGGCTGAGATTAGCTGGATAGCAACCAGCATGATATTTACCAAAATATTTGTGGGTGAGTTTGTCGGGTAGGCGCATCCCCATAGCATTGGGGATCAGAGTCGGTGCGTCTACGGCGATAATTGCAGGTTCTTGCGGTTGTACCCAAGTTTCTATCCAATCATGAATATCAGCAATAGGCTCTTTGCGATCTAAATCCAACAGTTGTAATTGCCCGTTTATCAATTCTAAACAGCACAACCCGCTTGCACCAGAACTCCAACCCAAATCTATTCCTAGA
It encodes:
- a CDS encoding DUF429 domain-containing protein; this encodes MKFLGIDLGWSSGASGLCCLELINGQLQLLDLDRKEPIADIHDWIETWVQPQEPAIIAVDAPTLIPNAMGMRLPDKLTHKYFGKYHAGCYPANLSLPFAQRTVDFGLALEARGFNHAPEITPQMPGRYQIEVFPHPAIVHLFQLDRILKYKKGKLAERYLELLKLHQHIVEILSTIEPALILSQESHQSSEIPPTPLKKGGKIPFITSHKRIQSVLNDRHAPLTLAALKAVEDQLDSLICAYVAAHWWYWGLERNWVLGDRTSGYIVVPAPLPVQAANLDGAGVLRPEN